TGCTTTTGTACGAATAACAGAAAATTCTTTTATTCTTTCAAGGGTATCTAAAGTATAGTGAGACAAAAATTTATATGCACTTGTAACTGGTTTACAGGTTCTGTTGTGTTTATAACAGAAATAAGGTTGTACTTGAGGCATTTTTGGAAAATCTAAATCAAAATGAGTAACCATCCTAGCAGAACGTGCGGAACGGGAAAGGATAATTTTGAATAAATCCTTATAGGTATAATTCTTAATCAGGCTTAGATAAAACAAAAGCTCTTTTTGTGTGTTTGGTGCAAACCATGTTTTAATATACTGGTTTTGTGTTATGTTATGCCCACTATTGTTTGTTAAGTTATTACTCATGTATATGCTTAATTTATTTAAAATATCCTTAACTTCTTTTTCAAGAAGAAAGATGTTATATTCCGAGGTTTTCACCTTAGAAAGTAATGTGTTAAAGATAGAGATATCGGTACCGATTGAAGCAATACCTAAAGCATTTGCTTCAACTAGGGTCGTACCAGACCCGCAAAAAGGATCATAGACTACCTTTGGGTTGTATTTCCTTAAAAATACTTCAGCAAGCTGAGGGATAAACTTACCCATATATGGATGAAGCCTGTGAACATGTTTTGTTCTTTGCATTTCAGGCAAATCGCGTTCTCGCCAGTTAAGATTTAGATCTTCAATATTTGTGTTTGTATTTATGCGAGCAAAATCCGTAAACGGATTACGTTTATATTGTTTGGCGATATTTTGAGCAATTACATTGTCGTACATAGTAAAC
This is a stretch of genomic DNA from Elusimicrobiota bacterium. It encodes these proteins:
- a CDS encoding DNA methyltransferase, translating into MYDNVIAQNIAKQYKRNPFTDFARINTNTNIEDLNLNWRERDLPEMQRTKHVHRLHPYMGKFIPQLAEVFLRKYNPKVVYDPFCGSGTTLVEANALGIASIGTDISIFNTLLSKVKTSEYNIFLLEKEVKDILNKLSIYMSNNLTNNSGHNITQNQYIKTWFAPNTQKELLFYLSLIKNYTYKDLFKIILSRSARSARMVTHFDLDFPKMPQVQPYFCYKHNRTCKPVTSAYKFLSHYTLDTLERIKEFSVIRTKANVTVNHADSRKVDLPKGIDMVFTSPPYIGLIDYHEQHKYAYELLGLQNNEIKEIGAAKNGQSEKAKHEYIKGINDVLLHTRNYMTQNGLVLIVVHDKFGLYKPDVVGFKEIKVINRHVNRRTGRRSTPFYESILIWQKI